One Setaria viridis chromosome 7, Setaria_viridis_v4.0, whole genome shotgun sequence genomic region harbors:
- the LOC117864746 gene encoding disease resistance protein RGA5, translated as MSKPGSSSSLLLQQKIVIKLGMPSPKNRTKAMVLAAKVYGVSSVAITGDDKDQLEVVGVDVDTACLVSCLRKKVLRRADIMVVEEAKDKKKEEEKKKLEELLQRGWPGYYHPQHHYPPLMVACEEPVTGCSIM; from the exons ATGTCGAAGCCG ggttcttcttcttcgttgTTGTTGCAGCAAAAGATCGTGATCAAGCTGGGCATGCCGAGCCCCAAGAACCGGACGAAAGCCATGGTGCTGGCGGCCAAAGTATACG GGGTGAGCTCGGTGGCGATCACCGGCGACGACAAGGACCAGCTGGAGGTCGTCGGCGTCGACGTCGACACCGCCTGCCTGGTCAGCTGCCTGCGCAAGAAGGTCCTTCGCCGCGCCGACAtcatggtggtggaggaagcgaaggacaagaagaaggaggaggagaaaaagaaGCTGGAAGAGCTGCTGCAGAGGGGGTGGCCCGGCTACTACCACCCTCAGCACCACTACCCGCCGTTGATGGTCGCCTGCGAGGAGCCAGTAACCGGTTGCTCCATCATGTAG